The sequence below is a genomic window from Pectinophora gossypiella chromosome 13, ilPecGoss1.1, whole genome shotgun sequence.
TATCCATTCTAGGGAACACAAtgtcatttttgtgattatgtccccaccggaattcgaacttgGCCGTTACTTAATTGTGTTTAGTTGTACAATGTTATTACAAAATTTGGAATGATCGGCATTAGGATTTTTTAACCCTTTTGctgcctattttattatttgattacctactaaaatactaagtaagtaatgtatCATTCTATCTAATAATTTGTCATGTCTATCATATCCGCATGTGAACAGATGCTTAGCGGTGTAACCCAGTTTCTACATTTTACTACTTGTGTAAAAACCAtatcctgtgattggttgaTACTGACTCCTGTAAATTCATTGAAATTTTAGCCAATCACAGGATGGGATTGTATCGCTTAAGATAGAAACTGAATTCACACCCCCCCGATCTTTATCATCAGCACGTGGAGAGATTGAATAAATTGCCGAAGCGTGACTAACAGCGCATCAGAATAGAGTAGTTAGTTGCTTGAATCACAGACGTAGCAACACAAGTTATAAATCGCGCTACAAATAGAACAcgaaacaaaatttaaataataaaaactataaaaggaATAGTgttaactatttttaaatttaaaaaatataaagcttaacaaataaaaataaccttttatttttaataagtaataaattttttaaaataaaacttattttataaaaattaaataaagtgttccaaattcaaaatttatattagtttagtactttaaaaaatgtatagaaGCGTTTTAGTAGTTTCGTGTTTATTATCTCTAGTTGTAAGCGGAAGCGAATttagttgttattttaataatgcGTGCCCTTTTCAAATGTTCGGGTCAAAAACACCATATGATACAGGCAGAGGCGATTTAAGAGATTTTAAGAAATTGGAAGGTAAGttcttttttaaacttatttgtttaattttttttagtaatcttgcagacaccttctacttttattttaagttttaagtacctgccaaatcaaataaaaaattataagctaaaaaaattaaaaatgattcCGTGTGCAGGTTGCGAAGCAGTTAGCCTGTGGTCGATCCACCGGCACGGCAATCGGAATCCGGGCAGTTCAGTGACCGCGGCCGTCAAGGTCATAGCTGGCTTGAAGGACCAGATCGTGCAGGCCTTCGATCAGGGGAGCAGCTTGTTGTGTGCTACGGTaagcttaaataataaataagccataaaactttattgcacaaacttaTAACAAGAGAATGACAATAATTTTGCTGCAATTGCTTGTGTCTAGGGTTACCAGGTCGTCTAACATGAAAGCCGGAACGACCAGCCATTTTGGCAGTCATttgtgaggtcgcagtttcaTATCCGGCACGGCCTAAACtagtgattttcgaatttgttttccaatccatgtttggttcataatatgattatcacgtgctcagaggaaaacttcgtgaaaaaccccacatacccgagaaatgcgtttcgaaggtatgtgacctaatttgtattaggctggttttcccttcgcgggttggaaggtcagacaggcagtcgcttctgtaagaacaCCGGACCtgtgaggttaggtaagcggacaccgtgaggaacgggataacgctgTAGAGAAGGCAGGGGGcagatgataataatttaaaaataattttgtttgttaGAGAcatttacagctagttacataatatgtaatttaattatgtttgacgttcaaaaagcgctaactttgtaagccaattaagaaaaaaaaatattttttgaattttttattgaattttttttttgacaatttttttgtatgtaaaaccggattttttgattatttactTGCCACTCATGTCGCGCGTGTCTAGGGAAATGAGCCCGATTCTGAAAAGGTGCAGTAAGAATTActatgcaatgctgaggaaaaaatgaaattatttacgacatcacattaaaaaccccaaaaataacagtatttatccactatttaatggatgttattatatatataaaccttcctaatgaatcactctatctattaaaaaaaacacatcaaaattttaaagatttatgcgtacatagggatatagggacagaaaaagcggctttgttttatactatgtagtgataaaccCACTCCTTGTTAAGTCCCATGCAATAAAGCACGAGCCTTTAACCgctaaccgggcacaaatcctgtaaAATATGTGAGTAAGAACTTGAACTGAACAAATCATGAATATTTCAGGACATCGATGAATTTCGAAAATGGACGTGGAACGAGACTTTAGAGACTACTCCGTCATACCTCACCGGCGTTGGCTATGAAGAACTCTACGGCATCGGCTCCAGAATCCGGGCCGCTTACCCTGAACTCCTGAATGGGTCCACGGAAGACTATTACTTCAGACCCACGAATTACCAGCGGACAATCACCAGTGCTATGGGTTTTGTCCATGGGTTGACTGATGGAACAAGCTTGAAGGTAGCAATTGATGAGCCTCGGGATGTGGACGATGTCAttcaagtaggtattttctttttatcattAGTACCTTCATTCCTAACGTTGCACGGTTATGTCAGTGTGCAAGAACATTGACGAATCAAAAGCGCTAAAAATGTGTAAGACGACAATTGTCTGCTAAACCAATGCTTTttgaattcttgtttggatctGAAACGTTTaacatgtgctcagcggtgaacgaaaacatcgcgaggaaacccacatacttactcgagaaatgcattctcggagatatgtgatctaacctggtAATTGGACTGGTTGATCACTAAGGGTTGGCAGaccagacaggcaatcgcttatGAAAAAACTGCctctgtcaaatctacaggttcaTATGGGGACCTTGAGAAATAAAGGGTAATGCTAGGCAGGTGATAAGGGAGTTAATcgatatacattttataataatgcCATCTTTACATTCCAGCCATATGCAAATTGccaaaaatatcaagaaacgGTCAGAGATGCCCCTATATTGGATAAAGTCGTTGCGGAGTTGGAATCTTCCCCCGATTATGCTGCTGTAAGTTGACATTCCTTATTACTGTTACTATTGGTCAGAGGTTCCTTCATAGGATTGAAAGGAGATTGAGTAGCATCATCCATCTCGCTACTctatgggtggtattaataaactaatcttagctgggactgccctcaaaatcatgctcaagtccctgttttttatgtaagaactgtcacattgtgACTTcacttgagggcagtctcgaggCTGGGATCAGCTTTTTAATACGAGTTGGGGTCGccaaacttaaaaagtttttctcGATTTCTTTTCCAAATTAAAGCATACAAGAATTAAGAAGGAAGGAAGccaattcttcttcttgtctcgtgtgggttgtaagatcaatgaccgatctcttcaaccctggtgtcacggttgctattgagccgtcaaaggcccctgacatggctcatgtaacgaatacattttaaattattggcTTAACGCCCTCCGAACTACGTAACATctttcttttggacaatcgaatgatcagcctgcaatgttcgtTAATTACGTAAATACATTAATCCCACAGATCAGACACGCAGTACAGAAACGCCTGGGCATCGCATATCAGATCACTACAGAAGACGTATTTTCCATCTATGAGCTGTGCCGGTTCTACCGATCCTGGGATGAGAAGAAGCAGTCGCCATGGTGCTCTATGTTCACTAATGAAGAGCTGGTTATACTTGACTACAGGGACGATTTGAGGCATTATTATCGGAATGGCTACGGATCTTGGGTAAGTAGATGTTTGGCGGAGAGGGTGTGCTATCACAAACGTTTTTCAGGGTATAATACAGAGCGTAGTATCCCGCTAGCCATAGGATggagtgtgactagggatcgatgACGGTGTtacgttggaagttgtatatgtGCATCGCTCTGTGAAAACTTCGTTAGCCCGTGTCAGGACcgataagcgccatctatgttgtatGGGCAGAACTAGATAGTAAAAGTTGGGTCCACCACAGATGAATATACATTCAAGTAATTAGTTTAAAGTTAAGAATAGAAGCGGACGCAAAATTAATATTACGTGGATTTCAGTATTTGTgtccagttaatggcaataggctcgcccctatcACATTTACATGGGACTAAAACATACCTGGCAAGGAATGTGGATCAATATGTATAccacacacctctgcctacctctttaggGATaaagcgtgatgttatgttatgcaggCGGAGAACTAGATATGGTATtactatgaaaaataaattaaagcgaTGATTCGAAAACTCTGAAGTTGCAGGCCTTTTGGCCGTATTGACTCCGGTCTAGAGCAAGTACGATGCGGATGAACTTTGCTGGTACCTTATTATATCTGTGTTAgccttattatttttgtacttataaacctaagaagacctagaaggacttatattgaccaaattggagatgtccttagaaaaggacacgatctactttgaaccggcgtgcgtgtatgaagtgattgatgaatgtggaggaagcaagagaagtgtgtcaggatcgaagcaaatagaattctatagtctctgcttactccggtgggaaataggcgtgagtttatgtatgtatgtacttataaactAATGATAATGAACAATGGTAATCTTTATGTGGGTAGCGAGTAATTTAGCGAGGTAATGATCTCGCATTGTGGTGGCATTCTGACAATGAAACTTCCGGTTGAATATAAGGTACAAAGTCCAGTTAGCGTCAGTGGATTAAGTGCTTAGAACTGAGAATGCTGGGATATCGATCCGGAAATCCTGGGTTCTGTTCCAGTGGTCAGTTCCAGAAACGAAAATCTAGACTAAACTAAGTTTGCCATCCCGTTGGTGACTTGTCTATTTCAGTAGTGTTCTTCtttcgcgtgggttgtgaggtcagtgATCGACCCCACCAACCCTGtcgtcagggttacgattgaacTTCCAAAGACTCCTGATATGGCtcaggtaacgactacatagTCACTAAATTCTTCCTGTCTGCATTTAGATTATTCAGAATTTACATTGTTCATATGTGTATAGTTATATTGTCTCTACCGGGAATCAAATCCGGGGCTTTCAGATAGAGACTAACGATTTGACCATTAGACCAACATATCCCAGTAGCAAACTCATACGTTAGCTGTCTTTCCCTGACTCCTGACTgacataaaattccattcaCAGGTGAACAGTCGTCTAGGAGAACAGCCTCTTAGAGACCTCTACCAGAAGCTATCAGCAGCTACCCAGGGTCAGGGTCAAAAGATAGTCTCGTACTTCTCCCACGATGCCATGATGGAGATGGTCTACTGCGCGTTGCAACTGTTCAATGATCGGGAACCACTCCGGGGAGATAACAGGAATCCTGATAGACTTTGGAGGACAAGCTATATAGGAGCCATGGCTATTAATATGATTACCGTTTTGAACAGGTAAGTtgtttaaaatagttttaatgATTCTTTAGAAagaactaacctaacctatattaggcaacgacctccgtggaccagtggctgagcgttgggctcacgatccggaggtcctgggttcgattcccggtgggaacatatcacaaaaattactttgtggtccctagtttggttaggactttactggctgattacctgattatcctaaagtaagatgatccgtacttcggaaggcacgttaagccgttggtcccggttactacttactgatgtaagtaagtagtgtaAGAAaggccaagtcaggggcctttggcggctcaatagtaatcctgatactagggttgatgaggttgatactccgcttcacaacccacacgatagaagaagacctgtattaggctggatttcccttcgggggttggaaggtcagacaggcagccgcttctggaaaaaaccgtcaggttaggtaagcggaccctgtgaaaaacgggataatgctagggagatgatgatgatgaatgattctTTAGAATAATAACTAATTGTTAacgaacggtaactctcccccCGCTCTCctctcgccccgcaccaattcgtatcaggcgccgacctcaccccctttgggtcttactttagtcttaaatggccgtaagccgctaaggagtacaACGGAGTGCGCGATCTGTCTGTCTCATTCTCTCTTACGCGTTATGCGGgatttttatatggagtatACTATGTTTTTTCCTGGCAGCTTGGTAGGGCTTGTAATCATCGAAATCTTATACATCGTCCAAATCAGAAGACAAAGTTTCGTGATAAGGTGTGAATTGTATCAGATAAATTCATTTCTGATTATTTATAGCATTAAGATGATAAAGAACTCTCTTGTTATCTGGCTGGCCGTCATGTATCATTTAGATGATGAGTGATGGATGATTATCTTTACATGCTTTATCAGGTGTAATACTGATCCAATTCGATATTTTTGAACGATATCTTTGCTTATCTTTACAGCGAAATCGTTCAGAAACGTCCGGGTTTGATTCTTTTGTGGGAGTGTCCTTTGTTCGGTTCAGACATTTGCGTCATTGTCAAATATACATTAAacgtatctttgtttttgaggagctcggtggtgcagcggtaaacgcactcggtctgcgattgttgaagttaagcaactttcgcaaaggccggttataggatgggagactcctccgtgcttcggaaggcacgttaagccgttggtcccggctgcattagcagtcgttaataa
It includes:
- the LOC126371730 gene encoding multiple inositol polyphosphate phosphatase 1-like, whose protein sequence is MYRSVLVVSCLLSLVVSGSEFSCYFNNACPFQMFGSKTPYDTGRGDLRDFKKLEGCEAVSLWSIHRHGNRNPGSSVTAAVKVIAGLKDQIVQAFDQGSSLLCATDIDEFRKWTWNETLETTPSYLTGVGYEELYGIGSRIRAAYPELLNGSTEDYYFRPTNYQRTITSAMGFVHGLTDGTSLKVAIDEPRDVDDVIQPYANCQKYQETVRDAPILDKVVAELESSPDYAAIRHAVQKRLGIAYQITTEDVFSIYELCRFYRSWDEKKQSPWCSMFTNEELVILDYRDDLRHYYRNGYGSWVNSRLGEQPLRDLYQKLSAATQGQGQKIVSYFSHDAMMEMVYCALQLFNDREPLRGDNRNPDRLWRTSYIGAMAINMITVLNRCQESGTEAYRVQIFVGEKVTELCPVEGCSWEEFEHMFKQFNDTNLNFCALDYPEPEDPMPCCLPDSAAVHSISWVVLLLLIGISRFW